From the genome of Nicotiana sylvestris chromosome 2, ASM39365v2, whole genome shotgun sequence, one region includes:
- the LOC104216918 gene encoding uncharacterized protein: protein MPAVWFALKRSLQCKSELRDVHDPRIDGKNLSKISTKKTVSRSGCSRSIANLKDVIHGSKRHMEKPPLQSPRSIGSSELLNPITHEVVLSNSTCELKITSCNFHDGNGSSGNNVESISAFMGTLKPGTPGPGGHHIGSSRKYRGFGSPIRKGSPGNLSRKAGSGFGGIVSRPKASSGADSHGFSALNCHKCGEQFAKFEAVEAHHLSKHAVTELIEGDSSRKIVEIICRTSCSKPENNSNGIVRILKVHNMQKVLAQFEEYRELVKIKASKLAKKHPRCLADGNELLRFYGTTVECSLGMNGSSSLCTSEKCKVCRILRHGFSIKKEINGGVAVFTASTSGRALEAIEENDDNISLRKALIVCRVIAGRVHRPLENVQELIGQSGFDSLAGKVGLYSNIEELYLLNSKALLPCFVVICKS, encoded by the exons ATGCCAGCAGTTTGGTTTGCTTTAAAGAGATCATTACAGTGCAAATCAGAGCTAAGAGATGTTCATGATCCAAGAATTGATGGCAAAAATTTAAGCAAAATATCGACGAAAAAGACGGTAAGTAGATCAGGTTGTTCAAGGTCAATAGCAAATCTGAAAGATGTTATACATGGAAGTAAAAGGCATATGGAGAAGCCACCATTACAAAGTCCAAGATCTATTGGAAGCAGTGAGCTTTTGAATCCAATTACACATGAAGTTGTGTTAAGCAATTCAACATGTGAACTCAAGATTACTAGTTGTAATTTCCATGATGGTAATGGGAGTAGTGGAAATAATGTTGAGAGTATTTCTGCTTTTATGGGTACCTTAAAACCAGGGACACCTGGTCCAGGAGGACACCATATTGGATCTTCAAGAAAATATAGAGGTTTTGGTAGCCCTATAAGAAAAGGGTCACCTGGGAATTTATCAAGAAAAGCAGGGTCTGGATTTGGTGGTATTGTTTCTAGGCCTAAGGCTTCTTCTGGTGCAGATTCTCATGGTTTTTCAGCTCTGAATTGTCATAAATGTGGTGAACAATTTGCTAAATTTGAAGCTGTTGAAGCACATCATCTCTCCAAACATGCTG TAACTGAACTTATTGAAGGGGATTCCTCAAGGAAAATTGTAGAGATAATATGCAGAACAAGCTGTTCAAAGCCtgaaaacaattcaaatgggatAGTGAGAATCTTGAAGGTTCACAATATGCAGAAAGTACTAGCTCAATTCGAGGAGTATCGCGAATTAGTAAAGATCAAAGCCAGCAAACTTGCCAAGAAACATCCTCGTTGCTTAGCCGATGGAAATGAGCTATTAAGATTCTATGGCACAACTGTTGAATGTTCTCTTGGTATGAATGGTTCTTCTAGCCTATGTACATCAGAAAAATGCAAAGTTTGCAGGATTCTAAGACATGGATTCTCAATCAAGAAGGAAATTAATGGTGGGGTTGCAGTTTTTACAGCTTCTACAAGTGGAAGAGCATTAGAGGCaattgaggaaaatgatgataATATATCTTTGAGAAAGGCTCTAATAGTATGCAGAGTGATTGCTGGTAGGGTGCATAGACCTTTGGAAAATGTTCAAGAATTGATTGGTCAATCAGGGTTTGATTCATTGGCTGGAAAAGTAGGACTCTACTCAAATATTGAAGAACTCTATTTGCTCAATTCTAAAGCTTTGCTTCCATGCTTTGTGGTAATCTGCAAATCATAA